Part of the Cellulomonas taurus genome, ATGTCTCCGCCGACTCGCTGGCGGTGGCCCGGGCGATGGGCGCCGACGGCACGGTGGACGTCCGCACCGCATCGTTGCCCACCGACGTCACGGTGGTGTTCGAGGCGTCCGGGGTGCCGGCCGCCCTGGGCGGTGTGCTGCGAGCGACGGCGAAGGGCGGCACCGTGGTCCAGGTCGGGAACCTGCCCGGCACCGAGATCACCGCGGTGCTGGGCGACCTGATCACCCGGGAGCTGACCTGGGTCGGGTCGTACCGGTTCGCCGAGGAAGTCGACGAGGCGATCACGGCCCTGGCCGAGGGGCTGGAGGTCGACCCGTTGATGACCCACGTCTTCGACCTCGAGGACGCCCGCGCGGCGATGGAGACCGCCGCCGACCGATCGACCGGGAGCAGCAAGGTGATGCTGCGCCTCGGGCGGTGAGCCGCAGCGGGGGCCCGGCATCAGGGGGTGCCGGGCCCCCGCTCACTCGTCTCGGTGCGCCGACTCCCGCAGTGCCCGTCCCCGGCGCACGTCCTCCCGGCGCTTGGCGGCCTTCTTGTCGCTGGCCCGGGTGTCCCGCGGCGGCAGCTGGATGGACTCCTCCGCCGCGATGCCGCCCTGCAGCTCCCGACCGCGTTCGATCTCGGCGTCCAGCTCGGCGCCGAAGAGCAGCGCCAGGTTCGTGATCCACAGCCAGAGCAGCAGGATGATCACCCCGGCCAACGAGCCGTAGGTGCTGCCGTAGCTGCCGAAGTTCGCGACGTAGAACCCGAAGCCCACCGAGGCGACGATCCAGACCAGCACCGCGACCAGGGCACCGACGCTCATCCAGCGGAACTTGGGCTGCCGGACGTTCGGGGTGAAGTAGTAGAGGATCGCCACGGCGGTCACCACCAGGGCCAGCACCACCGGCCACTTGGCGATGTCCCACACCGTGACCGCCACCGAGCTGAGCCCGATCGCGTCACCGACCTGCTCGGCGACACCGCCGGAGAGCACCACCGCGACCACGATCAGCACCGCGATGACCACCAGCACCAGGGTGACGACCAGCAGCACCGGGCGCAGCTTCCAGATCGGGCGGCCCTCGTCGATCTCGTAGACCCGGTTGATCCCGCGGCTGAACGCCGTGACGTACCCGGAGGCCGACCACAGGGCGACCAGCAGCGAGATCACGAAGGTGATCCCGGCGCCCGGGGAGTTCGAGATGTTCTCCAGGATCGGCTTGAGCGTGTCCTGAGCCGTGTCCTGGCCGACGATGCCGGACGCGGTGGACACCAGGTCCTCGACCAACTGCTGCCCGTCGCCGACCAGTCCC contains:
- a CDS encoding YihY/virulence factor BrkB family protein: MSHADDEQPSTARDATAPAPDDPRKPDSPDDLTRRSWTYVLRTTLREFGHDQCTDLAAALTYYAVLAIAPGLLAVVSILGLVGDGQQLVEDLVSTASGIVGQDTAQDTLKPILENISNSPGAGITFVISLLVALWSASGYVTAFSRGINRVYEIDEGRPIWKLRPVLLVVTLVLVVIAVLIVVAVVLSGGVAEQVGDAIGLSSVAVTVWDIAKWPVVLALVVTAVAILYYFTPNVRQPKFRWMSVGALVAVLVWIVASVGFGFYVANFGSYGSTYGSLAGVIILLLWLWITNLALLFGAELDAEIERGRELQGGIAAEESIQLPPRDTRASDKKAAKRREDVRRGRALRESAHRDE